A window of Syntrophales bacterium genomic DNA:
GTGGTTGTGTTTTGAGATACAAGCTGCCAGGGGAGTATCCATAATCTTGCGGCATCATCCATGAATATTGGTATTCCCTCATACTTTTCCCTGTCAATGTTGTCATAGACATTCCTGCCGCTGTTTAAGGAAACCTCTTTTTCCGAGGACATACCGCCAAAGATGATACCGACTCTTAAATTTCCCATCAAAAATAGCCTTTCTTTGAGTTTAGCTTAAACCCCGAAAACGTACTGCCCTTGAAACGAGTTATAAATCCCAGATAAATGTTACCCCGCTGTTCGGGAATATCCATTCATCGTCGCTGATCTTCAACTTTATCGATTTACCCTCCTCTTTGACCACCTCAGGATAGGGATGTTTTCCGGCAAAGAAACTTATCTCTTTTACATTCTTCAATTTTGCGCCGTCGTAGTTAAAAGAGATTTCAAGTCCTCTTGTGGGGTAAACGAGATATACAGAAAAAAGATTATTAGCCTTGAACTGCTTGGTTATAATTTCAATCTCCATCTTAACCGGTTTGTTCAAATTCTTTTTTAGCGTGTTCCCCCCGCACCAGACCTCGTATCCTCTGTCTGTTTCTTCCTTTCTGATAATAGTGACATCCTCGCTGTTGACACGAACACGATTTACATTGAAGTCACTTTCCTTGAACAGGCCTTCCCCCCGATTGAGAAGCCATCTGTACTCACATCTTTCATCCTCGAAAAGGGCGGAGAGTTGTTTGTTATTTAAAGCACACCCGATGATGAATGTGTTATTTCTAAGGGTTTTGGTATATTCTATATGGGTTGTTACCGTGAAATAGTCTTTCGTAAGATCGTCATCGGTCACATTTATATCGTATTTAAAATCTGTCCTTAATTCGAGCTGCCGGTCCTTTTTCCCGAAGAGCGTTTCAAACATCTCATAGTAGATTGCGTTGCCCAATTCCGTATCCCGTGCTCTCGTCTGGAAGCAGTTTCGGATTATATTGTCTATCCGTGATATGGATTTTTCCTCATCGGGGATGTATATTCGCCTCAATCGTGGTTCTACGGTATCGGTTTTCCCCTTATGTACAAATACCCGGGGAGCCCTCTTGCCCAGCGCGCATAATATTTCATAGCTTATTGTCTTTGCTTTTTTGGCAATCTCATTGGCGGAGATGTATTCGCTTTCCTGTTTTCCCATCAAGACGATCTCGTCTCCTACCTGGCAATCCGGTATATCCGTTACATCTATGGTGCACATATCCATGGA
This region includes:
- the alr gene encoding alanine racemase — translated: MSLRENLKYRSWVEVDLENFSHNLGEIKKIVGPDVKVLQVVKADAYGHGAIEISNVALKNGASFLGVANADEGVQLRVSGINAPILIMSPATVSEINEIIKYNLTPSISDLGFARELQKSYAKAAVKAPIHIEVDTGMGRGGTTHQEAFNIISEILDFPNITIEGIFSHFSSSEVEDEDYNQAQWKLFKELIEMLEENNIHIPQKHMSNSGGLLNFPQFSLDMVRPGLMSYGIYPSPDTESKADLASVMSFKTSVVLLKDFPKGYSIGYGRTYVTEKPTRIATIPVGYGDGYGWILSNQGDALIRGTRVPVVGRVSMDMCTIDVTDIPDCQVGDEIVLMGKQESEYISANEIAKKAKTISYEILCALGKRAPRVFVHKGKTDTVEPRLRRIYIPDEEKSISRIDNIIRNCFQTRARDTELGNAIYYEMFETLFGKKDRQLELRTDFKYDINVTDDDLTKDYFTVTTHIEYTKTLRNNTFIIGCALNNKQLSALFEDERCEYRWLLNRGEGLFKESDFNVNRVRVNSEDVTIIRKEETDRGYEVWCGGNTLKKNLNKPVKMEIEIITKQFKANNLFSVYLVYPTRGLEISFNYDGAKLKNVKEISFFAGKHPYPEVVKEEGKSIKLKISDDEWIFPNSGVTFIWDL